GCCCCATAAACTCACCAGATTTGAAGCTCAGAAGAGACTTGATCCCGATCTCGATTTTTAAGACTTTGAGAGAATAATGAGCCATCCTAGAGTACTTTTTCCTCTCCTTTGGTTCAGTGGACAAGAACTGCTCAAAGACCCTATACTGGACCCTCATCATCTGTTTAGCGTTTTGGTACTAGGAGGGAACTATTCCTGAACAGCTAACCCTGACCGTAAGCTTACGAGGCACACGAGATATCAGGGAGAAATACCAACTTTTTCGCCTCACAGGCTTACTAGATGCGTTTTCAGAGCCTGTTTTTCGTAAGGTTATGACCAAGTGTCTAGATGACAGCCCCTTTCACGTTATTTTGGACCTTTCCAAAATTGACTTTATTGACAGCTCGGGCTTGGGAGTACTCGTGCAGTTGGCTAAAAAAGCACAAACTGCTGGGGGATCATTCCAAATTGTCTCTAATCCAAGAGTGACCCAAACCGTGAAGCTGGTTCGATTGGAAAGTTTTCTGTCGTTGCAACCCAACGTGGATACTGCGATCGCAAATGTTGATAAATAACTCGAGCTATCGTTTTCAACCCATCGTGATAGTTAATCCAGTTAAAAATCATATCTAAAATAGATTCCTGATGTCCCTCCTTGTTGCTTAGTACCTGAGCAACAGCGATGCTATATTGTCTCCCCTTTCCATTCCTCCAACCAGCGTCCCTTTCTCTTGCAGAAGTGCGGTCAGTTTCGCCAGCAGCACTGGCCTATATCGGAGATGCTGTCTTTGAGCTATATATAAGACGTTACTGCCTTCTGCCTCCATCTCGGTTGCGAGACTATCACCAGAAGGTCGTGTCTTATGTTCGGGCTGAGACACAGGCTGAAATGGTTCGAGACCTTTATCCTCTGTTGTCAGATGATGAGCAAGCAATCCTCAAGCAAGGTAGAAATGCTGCGGCAGGAGGCCCTAAAAGAATTAATCTAGAGACTTATCAATACGCAACGGGTTTTGAAGCCTTGATTGGTTATCTCTATCTTACGGATACCACTCGCTTGGAAGATCTGCTAGCTCAAATTAAGTTTGATCGCTCATCGCCTGATCCTGCTTAAAATAGCTTCAGTTTAATTTTGCCCTGCACGTAGTATTTGTCCCGTAGCTCGAGAGTTTCATCCCTATGACTAAAGCGCGGCCATCCCATAATAATCACGGTAAAAGTAAGCCGCGCAAACCACAGCGCTCTTATTCATCAGCCAAAAAGTCCCATCGTCAATCGACGTCCTCACGGCCACCTCAGAAACCTAGAGTGTTGCCTAAAGAGCCTGCCCAGGTTGAAGAGGAGAAGGGAGACTTAATCTATGGACGCCATTCAGTTCTGTCAGCCCTGGAGCATCAACGGTCTTTAAACCGGGTTTGGATTGTGTCTCGTCTCCGTTACGATCCCCGCTTTCATAGTCTTCTCAACCAAGCCAAATCTCAAGGCACCATTATTGATGAGGTGGATCATCGGCGACTGAATCAACTGACCCAGCAAGCAACCCACCAAGGGATCGCTGCTCAAGTGGCGGCCTATGAATATTTAGATATCTTGACGTTGATAGAGCAAGCTAACGCTGCTAACCCTAAACCCGTCATTATTGCTGCTGATAGTATTACTGATCCCCATAATCTAGGAGCTATGATTCGAACGGCTGAGGCTTTAGGGGCGCAGGGGGTGATTATTCCCCAAAGGCGAGCTGCGGGGGTCACTTCAGTGGTTGCTAAAGTAGCGACCGGGGCCTTAGAAACTTTGGCGATTGCTCGGGTGGTTAACCTTAACCAGGGACTTGAGCAGCTTAAAAAAGCTGGATTTTGGATTTATGGGTTGAGTACTTCAGCACCACAATCTATCCATACCGTGACTTTTACAGAGCCCACTGTATTAGTGATTGGCGCTGAAGGTCCAGGGTTGAGTGTTTCCACTCAGCATCATTGTGACCAAATGGTGTCGATCCCATTGCAAGGGAAAACAGCCAGCTTGAATGCGTCTGTAGCAACGGGTATGGCCCTTTATGAGGTCTATCGTCAACGTTGGGTAGAAACCCTCCATTTGCATCCTTGACGTATACAGATGTTACAGAATATAAAGAGGCTCTACCCTAAACTATTAGCCGAGATGGTTTGAAATTAGGATCTAGCATTGCAGAGGAAAATGTTTTCACCATGACGACAAAAGATAACACTACAGATTTGTCGAGCCGCTTTGCCGAATTCTATAATCGCTTAGGATTAGCCTGGTGGGTTGAAATCAAGACATCTTCGCCGGTTTGCATCTATTTTTTTGGCCCTTTTATCAGTCAAAAAGACGCAGAAGAGGCTTTACCTGGTTATATTGAGGACCTAGAGGCTGAGCAGGCTCAAACGATTGTGACGGATGTCAAACGCTGCAAACCGACCCAATTGACGGTTTGTGATGAACCCGATGTTGAGCCCGTTATCCCTGTCAAAATCAATCCCCAACTGAATTGAGAGTGGCCCTAGGAGTCTTCTTCAGCCATATCTGCAGATCTCGCTCTATCTGTTCAGGTATTTCCCAGGGCAGCAGATGGGCGGTTTGCTCATAACAAATCCACTCACTGATCGGGATCAGTTCAGCAGTGGTTTGACTAGAGGCTGGCGTAATGTGGCGATCTTGAGCCCCTGCCAATACGAGGCAAGGACACTGAATTTCTTTGAGTTGCTCCTCTTGGTTATATCCCTGCCGTAAAGCTTGATTGAGCGCCGCTTGGGCATATTTAGAAGTGCGAATAAAAGCTGGAACTGCGTAGCGAGCTAAATATTCATAGGCCTTCGGGGTTTGCTGCACTATTAAATAGCGAAACAAGGAGCGCTTTCCCAGCAGATTGATATTCCAACGCCAGCCCGGTCGTAGCCAGTTGATGATCCCTGCCAGACCTGTAAAGAGATTGTCTTGCCAGGTAATGGGAGGGTGATTACTGCGAGGATAGGCTGCTGTCGCCACTAGAATGAGCCCGCTGACGCGTTCAGGATAACGGACCGCTAACTCCATCGCCAAAATGCCGCCTAAAGACCATCCTAGAATCAAACATTGTTGAATATGATTTTGGTCGAGTAGGTGGATCAGATCTTGAAGGTGATCCTCCATGGTAAAGGCCGCACGGGTTTGACTCTGACCATACCCCCGTAGATCAGGAGATAAAGTTTTATATTTTTTTGATAAAAAATGGGTAAAAATACCCATGCACTGGCCTGAGCCTGGATGGCCGTGTAAGCAGAGAATGGGGAAGCCTGCCCCAGAGATCTCAACGGCTAAGCTAGGGGAAGATAAAGGATCTTTGGTC
The genomic region above belongs to Acaryochloris sp. CCMEE 5410 and contains:
- a CDS encoding STAS domain-containing protein; amino-acid sequence: MPEQLTLTVSLRGTRDIREKYQLFRLTGLLDAFSEPVFRKVMTKCLDDSPFHVILDLSKIDFIDSSGLGVLVQLAKKAQTAGGSFQIVSNPRVTQTVKLVRLESFLSLQPNVDTAIANVDK
- a CDS encoding DUF1816 domain-containing protein produces the protein MTTKDNTTDLSSRFAEFYNRLGLAWWVEIKTSSPVCIYFFGPFISQKDAEEALPGYIEDLEAEQAQTIVTDVKRCKPTQLTVCDEPDVEPVIPVKINPQLN
- the rlmB gene encoding 23S rRNA (guanosine(2251)-2'-O)-methyltransferase RlmB; its protein translation is MTKARPSHNNHGKSKPRKPQRSYSSAKKSHRQSTSSRPPQKPRVLPKEPAQVEEEKGDLIYGRHSVLSALEHQRSLNRVWIVSRLRYDPRFHSLLNQAKSQGTIIDEVDHRRLNQLTQQATHQGIAAQVAAYEYLDILTLIEQANAANPKPVIIAADSITDPHNLGAMIRTAEALGAQGVIIPQRRAAGVTSVVAKVATGALETLAIARVVNLNQGLEQLKKAGFWIYGLSTSAPQSIHTVTFTEPTVLVIGAEGPGLSVSTQHHCDQMVSIPLQGKTASLNASVATGMALYEVYRQRWVETLHLHP
- a CDS encoding Mini-ribonuclease 3, which gives rise to MLYCLPFPFLQPASLSLAEVRSVSPAALAYIGDAVFELYIRRYCLLPPSRLRDYHQKVVSYVRAETQAEMVRDLYPLLSDDEQAILKQGRNAAAGGPKRINLETYQYATGFEALIGYLYLTDTTRLEDLLAQIKFDRSSPDPA
- a CDS encoding alpha/beta fold hydrolase → MTKDPLSSPSLAVEISGAGFPILCLHGHPGSGQCMGIFTHFLSKKYKTLSPDLRGYGQSQTRAAFTMEDHLQDLIHLLDQNHIQQCLILGWSLGGILAMELAVRYPERVSGLILVATAAYPRSNHPPITWQDNLFTGLAGIINWLRPGWRWNINLLGKRSLFRYLIVQQTPKAYEYLARYAVPAFIRTSKYAQAALNQALRQGYNQEEQLKEIQCPCLVLAGAQDRHITPASSQTTAELIPISEWICYEQTAHLLPWEIPEQIERDLQIWLKKTPRATLNSVGD